In Enterobacter sp. 638, a single window of DNA contains:
- a CDS encoding cold-shock protein — MSNKMTGLVKWFNPEKGFGFITPQDGSKDVFVHFSAIQSSDFKTLDEGQKVEFSIENGAKGPSAVNVIAL, encoded by the coding sequence ATGTCTAACAAAATGACTGGTTTAGTAAAATGGTTTAACCCTGAAAAAGGTTTTGGCTTCATCACTCCTCAGGACGGCAGCAAAGATGTATTCGTACATTTTTCAGCAATCCAGAGCAGCGATTTCAAAACCTTAGACGAAGGCCAGAAAGTGGAGTTCTCAATCGAGAACGGCGCTAAAGGCCCGTCAGCGGTTAACGTTATCGCGCTGTAA
- the nfi gene encoding deoxyribonuclease V (cleaves DNA at apurinic or apyrimidinic sites) translates to MDLASLRAQQIELASSVILEDRLDKDPPQLIAGADVGFEQGGEVTRAAMVLLKYPSLELVEYKVARIATTMPYIPGFLSFREYPALLAAWEQLSQKPDLLFVDGHGISHPRRLGVASHFGLLVDVPTIGVAKKRLCGKFEPLSAEPGALAPLMDKGEQLAWVWRSKARCNPLFVATGHRVSTDSALAWVQRCMKGYRLPEPTRWADAVASARPAFIRWQEIQP, encoded by the coding sequence ATGGATCTCGCGTCGTTACGCGCTCAGCAAATCGAACTTGCCTCGTCAGTGATCCTTGAGGATCGTCTGGATAAGGATCCGCCGCAGCTGATCGCCGGTGCCGACGTTGGATTTGAACAGGGTGGTGAGGTGACGCGGGCAGCGATGGTGCTCTTGAAGTATCCATCGCTGGAACTGGTTGAATATAAGGTGGCGCGAATCGCCACCACCATGCCGTACATTCCAGGCTTTCTCTCCTTTCGTGAATATCCCGCGCTGCTGGCAGCGTGGGAACAACTCTCGCAAAAACCCGATCTGCTGTTTGTGGATGGTCATGGGATCTCCCACCCGCGTCGTCTGGGCGTCGCCAGCCATTTTGGTTTGCTGGTGGATGTCCCAACAATTGGCGTGGCGAAAAAGCGCCTGTGTGGGAAATTTGAACCCCTTTCCGCTGAGCCGGGCGCGCTGGCACCGTTGATGGATAAAGGCGAGCAGCTGGCGTGGGTCTGGCGCAGCAAAGCGCGATGCAATCCGCTGTTCGTAGCGACTGGGCACCGCGTGAGCACGGACAGTGCCCTGGCGTGGGTGCAGCGTTGTATGAAAGGTTACCGTTTACCAGAGCCGACGCGCTGGGCTGATGCGGTTGCATCGGCGCGCCCGGCTTTTATTCGTTGGCAGGAAATTCAACCTTGA
- a CDS encoding HesA/MoeB/ThiF family protein, with amino-acid sequence MNDSDFMRYSRQIMLEDIAIDGQQKLLASRVLLIGLGGLGAPAAQYLTGAGIGTLVLADDDDIHLSNLQRQTLFTMDDLGQPKAQVTKQRLAQLNPDIQLIALQEKLEGEALRHEVDRADVVLDCTDNMTARQAINAACVALNTPLITASAVGFGGQLMVLTPPWTQGCYRCLWSDDDEPQRNCRTAGILGPVVGVMGTLQALEAIKLLSGMETPRNTLRLFDARVGSWRQLALQRASGCRVCGGHHANSV; translated from the coding sequence ATGAATGACAGCGACTTTATGCGCTACAGCCGTCAGATCATGCTGGAAGATATCGCCATCGACGGACAGCAAAAATTGCTCGCCAGTCGGGTGTTGCTTATCGGCCTTGGCGGGCTAGGCGCACCGGCGGCGCAATATCTGACGGGGGCGGGTATTGGAACACTGGTCTTAGCCGACGATGACGATATCCATTTGAGCAATTTACAACGGCAAACCCTGTTCACGATGGACGATCTCGGCCAGCCAAAAGCACAGGTGACAAAGCAGCGGCTCGCCCAACTGAATCCTGATATTCAGCTTATCGCCTTACAGGAAAAGCTCGAAGGCGAAGCCCTTCGCCACGAAGTTGATCGTGCCGACGTGGTGCTGGATTGCACCGACAATATGACCGCACGTCAGGCGATAAACGCCGCTTGCGTTGCCCTCAACACGCCGCTGATTACCGCCAGCGCAGTCGGTTTTGGCGGGCAGCTCATGGTGCTGACGCCCCCGTGGACGCAAGGCTGTTATCGCTGCCTGTGGTCAGATGACGACGAGCCGCAGCGTAACTGCCGCACGGCAGGTATTCTCGGCCCGGTGGTCGGCGTGATGGGGACCTTGCAGGCGCTTGAGGCCATCAAGCTGCTGAGCGGTATGGAAACCCCACGCAATACGCTGCGGCTTTTTGATGCCCGCGTCGGGAGCTGGCGTCAGTTGGCGTTGCAACGCGCCAGCGGATGTCGTGTCTGCGGGGGGCATCATGCGAATTCTGTTTAA
- the thiE gene encoding thiamine phosphate synthase codes for MYQPDFPPVPFRLGLYPVVDSVVWIERLLQAGVKTLQLRIKDKCDEDVEPDVANAIKLGRRYGARLFINDYWQLAIQHQAYGVHLGQEDLETTDLSAIRNAGLRLGVSTHDDMEIDVALAARPSYIALGHVFPTQTKQMPSAPQGLEQLTRHIERLADYPTVAIGGISLERVPAVLKTGVGSVAVVSAITQAADWQVATAQLLQLAGAGDE; via the coding sequence ATGTATCAGCCCGATTTTCCGCCCGTCCCTTTTCGCTTAGGCCTTTACCCCGTAGTAGACAGCGTGGTGTGGATTGAGCGACTGCTTCAGGCCGGTGTGAAAACGCTCCAGCTACGCATCAAAGACAAATGCGATGAAGACGTTGAGCCCGACGTGGCAAATGCCATTAAGCTGGGACGCCGTTATGGCGCTCGCTTATTTATCAACGATTACTGGCAACTGGCGATCCAGCATCAGGCTTATGGCGTGCATCTGGGTCAGGAGGATCTGGAAACCACCGATCTGAGCGCCATTCGCAACGCCGGTTTACGTCTGGGCGTGTCTACGCATGACGATATGGAGATCGACGTGGCGCTAGCGGCGCGCCCATCCTATATCGCGCTCGGCCATGTTTTTCCAACACAAACCAAGCAGATGCCTTCTGCTCCGCAGGGTCTTGAGCAACTGACGCGCCACATTGAACGCCTGGCTGATTATCCAACCGTCGCCATCGGCGGCATCAGCCTTGAACGTGTCCCTGCGGTACTGAAAACCGGCGTCGGGAGTGTGGCTGTGGTCAGCGCGATTACGCAGGCCGCCGACTGGCAGGTAGCCACAGCACAGTTATTGCAACTGGCAGGAGCGGGCGATGAATGA
- the rsd gene encoding sigma D regulator: MLNQLESLTERVGGSNKLVDRWLHVRKQLLVAYYNLVGIKPGKESYMRLNEKALDNFCQSLVDYLSDGHFNIYERIIREMEGTNPYLAATKLYPQLEANTQQIMDYYDSTLENAIDQDNYLEFQQALSDLGEALEGRFTLEDKLIALALDNNLKASNEDNVARPA; the protein is encoded by the coding sequence ATGCTAAACCAGCTAGAAAGCCTGACAGAGCGCGTTGGAGGAAGTAATAAACTGGTCGATCGCTGGCTGCACGTGCGCAAACAATTGCTTGTTGCTTACTATAATCTGGTTGGCATTAAGCCTGGCAAAGAATCCTATATGCGCCTGAACGAAAAAGCGCTGGATAATTTCTGTCAGAGTCTGGTGGATTACCTTTCCGACGGCCATTTCAATATTTATGAACGTATTATCCGTGAAATGGAAGGGACGAATCCGTATTTAGCGGCGACAAAACTCTACCCGCAGCTGGAAGCAAACACCCAGCAGATTATGGATTATTACGACTCCACGCTCGAAAATGCGATCGACCAGGATAACTATCTGGAATTTCAGCAGGCGCTGTCCGATCTCGGCGAAGCCCTGGAAGGACGCTTTACGCTGGAAGACAAGCTGATTGCCCTCGCGCTGGACAACAATTTAAAGGCCAGCAACGAAGATAACGTCGCGCGGCCAGCTTGA
- the thiS gene encoding sulfur carrier protein ThiS yields MRILFNDEPMQCVDGLTVATLLDQLQQLKPGVALALNQQILPREQWGLQQVRDGDQILLFQVIAGG; encoded by the coding sequence ATGCGAATTCTGTTTAACGACGAACCGATGCAGTGTGTGGACGGGTTAACCGTCGCCACACTGCTTGACCAGTTGCAGCAGCTAAAACCTGGCGTGGCGCTGGCACTCAATCAACAGATCCTGCCGCGTGAGCAGTGGGGACTTCAGCAGGTGCGCGACGGCGATCAGATCCTGCTTTTTCAGGTCATTGCGGGAGGCTGA
- a CDS encoding DUF1481 domain-containing protein, giving the protein MNSFNKGAVSPLLSVWRSTLALAGVLLLSACSHDSALPPFTASGYAADQGAVRIWRKDVNGEVHLLSAFSPWHKGNTSTAEYRWQDDALSLIELNIYSKTPEHIRVRFDGRGELSFMQREVDGQKQQLSSDQIALYRYRAEQIRQTSDALRQGRVVLRQGRWHADGTVTTCESQTIKPDLDAWARERIERRQRHSSMEVSVAWLEASEGSQLLLVANEDFCTWQPTEKHF; this is encoded by the coding sequence GTGAACAGTTTTAACAAGGGGGCGGTTTCGCCCCTTTTGTCTGTCTGGCGCTCAACGTTGGCGCTGGCAGGCGTGCTGTTGCTTTCGGCCTGCAGCCATGATTCCGCTCTGCCGCCCTTCACCGCGAGTGGATACGCGGCCGATCAGGGTGCGGTGCGAATCTGGCGTAAAGACGTCAATGGTGAAGTCCATCTCCTTTCTGCATTCAGTCCGTGGCACAAGGGCAATACCTCTACAGCGGAATACCGCTGGCAGGATGATGCGCTGTCGCTGATTGAACTCAATATCTACAGTAAAACGCCTGAACACATTCGTGTCCGGTTTGATGGTCGCGGCGAGCTGAGCTTTATGCAGCGCGAAGTTGACGGCCAAAAGCAGCAGCTCTCAAGCGATCAAATCGCTTTATACCGCTATCGCGCCGAACAAATCCGCCAGACCAGCGATGCGCTGCGTCAGGGACGCGTTGTGCTGCGCCAGGGGCGCTGGCATGCCGATGGCACGGTGACCACCTGTGAAAGTCAAACGATCAAACCTGATTTGGACGCGTGGGCAAGGGAGCGTATCGAAAGACGCCAACGTCATTCGTCAATGGAAGTGAGTGTGGCCTGGCTTGAAGCATCTGAAGGTTCGCAGCTGTTGCTGGTGGCAAATGAAGATTTTTGTACCTGGCAGCCGACAGAAAAACACTTCTGA
- the hupA gene encoding nucleoid-associated protein HU-alpha: MNKTQLIDVIADKADLSKVQAKAALESTLAAITESLKEGDAVQLVGFGTFKVNHRAERTGRNPQTGKEIKIAAANVPAFVSGKALKDAVK, translated from the coding sequence ATGAACAAGACTCAACTGATTGATGTAATTGCGGACAAGGCTGATCTGTCTAAAGTGCAGGCTAAAGCTGCACTGGAATCCACCCTGGCTGCTATTACTGAGTCTCTGAAAGAAGGCGATGCTGTACAACTGGTTGGTTTCGGTACCTTCAAAGTGAACCACCGCGCTGAGCGTACTGGCCGCAACCCGCAGACCGGTAAAGAAATCAAAATTGCTGCTGCTAACGTACCAGCATTTGTTTCTGGTAAAGCACTGAAAGACGCAGTTAAGTAA
- the nudC gene encoding NAD(+) diphosphatase has translation MDRIIEKLDRGWWIVSHEQKLWLPAGELPHGDAEQFDLVGQPALKIGEWQGDAVWLIQQNRRQDMGSVRQVMDLDAGLFQLAGRGVQLAEFYRSHKFCGYCGHAMHPSKTEWALLCSHCRERYYPQIAPCIIVAIRRDDSILLAQHVRHRNGIHTVLAGFVEVGETLEQTVAREVMEESGIKVKNLRYVTSQPWPFPMSLMTAFMADYDSGDIVIDPKELLEANWYRYDDLPLLPPPGTVARRLIEDTVAMCRADYEV, from the coding sequence ATGGATCGTATAATTGAAAAATTAGATCGTGGCTGGTGGATCGTCAGCCATGAACAAAAATTATGGTTGCCCGCAGGGGAGTTACCTCATGGCGATGCCGAGCAATTCGATCTTGTGGGGCAACCCGCATTAAAGATCGGTGAATGGCAGGGCGATGCAGTGTGGTTGATCCAACAGAATCGCCGTCAGGATATGGGATCGGTGCGTCAGGTGATGGATCTTGATGCTGGCCTGTTTCAGCTGGCCGGGCGCGGTGTGCAGTTAGCTGAGTTCTATCGCTCGCATAAGTTCTGCGGCTACTGCGGTCACGCCATGCATCCGAGCAAAACCGAGTGGGCGCTGTTGTGCAGCCACTGCCGTGAGCGCTATTACCCGCAAATTGCTCCCTGCATCATCGTTGCGATTCGTCGCGATGATTCGATTTTACTGGCGCAGCACGTCCGCCACCGTAACGGTATTCACACGGTATTGGCTGGATTTGTTGAGGTCGGCGAAACGCTGGAGCAAACCGTCGCGCGTGAAGTGATGGAAGAGAGCGGGATTAAAGTCAAAAATCTGCGTTACGTTACCTCTCAGCCATGGCCTTTCCCAATGTCACTGATGACGGCCTTTATGGCTGACTATGACAGCGGCGACATCGTCATCGACCCGAAAGAGCTGCTGGAAGCAAACTGGTATCGCTACGACGATTTACCACTGTTACCGCCACCGGGCACCGTGGCGCGTCGCCTGATTGAAGATACCGTGGCAATGTGTCGGGCCGACTATGAAGTCTGA
- the thiG gene encoding thiazole synthase gives MLCIADKTFDSHLFTGTGKFASPQLMVSAIRESGSQLVTLAMKRVDLRNHNDAILAPLLEAGVTLLPNTSGAKTAEEAIFAAHLAREALGTSWLKLEIHPDARWLMPDPIETLKAAELLVKQGFTVLPYCGADPVLCKRLEEVGCAAVMPLGAPIGSNQGLETRAMLEIIIEQATIPVVVDAGIGVPSHAAQALEMGADAVLVNTAIAVADDPVMMARAFRLAVEAGALARQSGPGSRRAQAQASSPLTGFLEAYS, from the coding sequence ATGTTATGTATTGCTGATAAAACCTTTGATTCTCATCTGTTTACCGGTACAGGAAAATTCGCCTCTCCACAGTTGATGGTGAGCGCCATCCGCGAGAGCGGCAGCCAACTGGTGACCCTGGCAATGAAGCGCGTGGATCTGCGCAATCATAATGATGCCATCCTTGCACCACTGCTGGAGGCCGGTGTGACGCTGCTACCCAATACGTCTGGTGCAAAGACCGCTGAAGAGGCGATTTTTGCCGCACACCTGGCGCGCGAGGCGCTGGGCACGAGCTGGCTGAAGCTGGAAATCCACCCGGATGCGCGCTGGTTGATGCCCGATCCTATCGAGACGCTGAAAGCCGCTGAGTTGCTGGTCAAACAGGGATTCACCGTTTTGCCTTACTGCGGTGCGGACCCCGTTCTGTGTAAGCGCCTCGAAGAAGTGGGCTGCGCGGCGGTCATGCCGCTCGGCGCGCCTATCGGTTCAAACCAGGGGCTGGAAACCCGAGCGATGCTGGAAATCATTATCGAACAAGCCACCATTCCTGTGGTGGTCGATGCCGGTATCGGCGTGCCAAGCCACGCGGCACAGGCGCTGGAGATGGGAGCAGACGCGGTATTGGTTAATACAGCGATTGCCGTGGCGGACGATCCAGTGATGATGGCGCGCGCCTTCCGTCTGGCAGTGGAAGCGGGCGCATTGGCGCGGCAATCAGGCCCAGGGTCTCGCCGCGCTCAGGCGCAGGCCAGCAGCCCGCTAACCGGATTTCTGGAGGCGTACTCATGA
- a CDS encoding YjaG family protein — MLQNPIHLRLEKLESWQHVTFMACLCERMYPNYATFCKETEFGEGQIYRRILDLIWETLTVKDAKVNFDSQLEKLEEAIPSADDYDMYGVYPAIDACVALSELVHSRLSGETLEHAIEVSKASITTVAMLEMTQEGREMTDEELRVNPAVEQEWDIQWEIFRLLADCEERDIELIKGLRADLREAGESNIGIIFNQ, encoded by the coding sequence ATGTTACAAAACCCGATTCATCTGCGCCTTGAGAAGCTGGAAAGCTGGCAGCACGTGACCTTTATGGCTTGCCTGTGCGAGCGCATGTATCCCAATTATGCGACGTTCTGCAAGGAAACCGAATTTGGTGAAGGCCAGATTTATCGCCGTATTCTTGATCTGATTTGGGAAACACTGACGGTTAAAGACGCGAAGGTGAACTTTGACTCTCAGCTCGAAAAGCTGGAAGAGGCGATCCCGTCGGCGGATGACTACGATATGTATGGTGTCTATCCGGCGATCGACGCCTGCGTGGCATTGAGTGAACTGGTGCATTCGCGTTTAAGCGGTGAAACTCTGGAGCATGCCATCGAAGTAAGTAAGGCGTCGATTACCACCGTTGCGATGCTGGAAATGACGCAAGAAGGTCGTGAAATGACCGACGAAGAGCTGAGAGTGAACCCGGCAGTTGAGCAAGAATGGGACATTCAGTGGGAAATATTCCGACTTTTGGCCGACTGCGAAGAACGCGATATTGAACTGATAAAAGGCCTGCGCGCGGACTTACGCGAGGCGGGTGAGAGTAATATTGGTATAATTTTTAACCAGTGA
- the thiH gene encoding 2-iminoacetate synthase ThiH — protein sequence MSTFVERWRQLNWDDIRLRINSKTPADVERALHARHPTREDMMALLSPAAGAYLEPMAQRAQQLTRQRFGNTVSFYVPLYLSNLCANDCTYCGFSMSNRIKRKTLDDVEIARECAAIREMGFEHLLLVTGEHQAKVGMDYFRRHFPAIRRQFASLQMEVQPLSEDEYAELKTLGLDGVMVYQETYHEKIYAQHHLKGKKQDFFFRLETPDRLGRAGIDKIGLGALTGLSDSWRVDSYMVAEHLLWLQQHYWQSRYSISFPRLRPCTGGIEPASIMDERQLVQAICAFRLLAPDVELSLSTRESPEFRDRVIPLAINNVSAFSKTQPGGYADEHPELEQFSPHDGRRPEDVAQALMAQGLQPVWKDWDSWLGRASQLR from the coding sequence ATGAGCACCTTTGTGGAACGTTGGCGGCAACTCAACTGGGATGATATTCGCCTGCGGATCAACAGCAAAACCCCTGCAGATGTTGAGCGTGCACTGCATGCGCGTCATCCCACCCGCGAAGACATGATGGCTCTGCTCTCCCCCGCCGCCGGTGCATATCTGGAACCGATGGCGCAACGTGCCCAGCAGCTGACTCGGCAACGCTTTGGCAATACGGTCAGTTTTTACGTGCCGCTCTATCTTTCCAATCTTTGCGCCAACGACTGTACCTATTGCGGTTTTTCGATGAGCAACCGTATCAAGCGTAAAACTCTTGATGACGTCGAGATCGCACGTGAGTGCGCGGCGATCCGCGAAATGGGTTTTGAGCATCTTTTATTGGTGACAGGGGAACATCAGGCAAAAGTGGGGATGGACTATTTTCGGCGTCATTTCCCGGCTATTCGCCGCCAGTTCGCTTCATTGCAGATGGAAGTCCAGCCGCTGTCTGAGGATGAATATGCAGAGCTTAAAACGTTAGGCCTCGACGGCGTGATGGTCTATCAGGAGACGTATCACGAAAAAATATACGCTCAGCATCACCTGAAGGGTAAAAAGCAGGATTTCTTTTTCCGCCTGGAGACGCCTGACCGGCTCGGGCGCGCAGGAATCGATAAAATCGGTCTCGGCGCATTGACGGGGTTGTCAGACAGCTGGCGGGTGGACAGCTATATGGTGGCGGAGCATTTGCTATGGCTTCAGCAACATTACTGGCAGAGCCGCTATTCGATCTCATTTCCTCGCCTACGCCCTTGCACTGGCGGTATCGAGCCGGCATCGATCATGGATGAACGACAGCTGGTACAGGCCATTTGCGCATTTCGTTTGCTGGCTCCGGATGTCGAATTATCGTTATCCACGCGGGAATCGCCCGAATTTCGGGATCGGGTCATTCCGTTGGCGATTAATAACGTCAGCGCGTTTTCGAAAACACAACCGGGGGGCTACGCCGATGAGCATCCTGAGCTGGAGCAATTTTCCCCTCATGATGGCCGTCGTCCTGAAGATGTTGCACAGGCGCTTATGGCACAAGGGTTACAGCCAGTGTGGAAAGACTGGGATAGCTGGCTTGGGCGCGCCTCGCAGCTTCGTTGA
- the thiC gene encoding phosphomethylpyrimidine synthase ThiC, which yields MSAKLTRREQRAQAQHFIDTLEGTAFPNSKRIYISGSQADIRVPMREIQLSPTLLGGSKENPQFEDNEAVPVYDTSGPYGDTDVTINVQQGLAKLRQPWIDARNDSEALTVRSSAYTKERLADDGLDELRFTGLLTPKRAKSGKCVTQLHYARQGIVTPEMEFIAIRENMGRERIHSEVLRHQHPGEGFGARLPENITPEFVRDEVAAGRAIIPANINHPESEPMIIGRNFLVKVNANIGNSAVTSSIEEEVEKLVWSTRWGADTVMDLSTGRYIHETREWILRNSPVPIGTVPIYQALEKVNGIAEDLTWEAFRDTLLEQAEQGVDYFTIHAGVLLRYVPMTAKRLTGIVSRGGSIMAKWCLSHHQENFLYEHFREICEICAAYDVSLSLGDGLRPGSIRDANDEAQFAELHTLGELTKIAWEYDVQVMIEGPGHVPMQMIRRNMTEELEHCHEAPFYTLGPLTTDIAPGYDHFTSGIGAAMIGWFGCAMLCYVTPKEHLGLPNKEDVKQGLITYKIAAHAADLAKGHPGAQIRDNAMSKARFEFRWEDQFNLALDPFTARAYHDETLPQESGKVAHFCSMCGPKFCSMKISQEVRDYAAKQAIEVGMADMSQNFRAKGGEIYLKKEKA from the coding sequence ATGTCTGCAAAATTGACCCGCCGCGAACAGCGCGCACAAGCACAACACTTCATCGATACGCTCGAAGGCACCGCTTTCCCGAACTCAAAACGTATTTATATTTCTGGTTCACAGGCTGATATCCGCGTACCCATGCGTGAGATCCAGCTCAGCCCTACGCTTCTCGGCGGCAGCAAAGAAAATCCGCAGTTTGAGGATAACGAAGCGGTGCCGGTATATGACACCTCCGGTCCCTATGGTGATACCGACGTTACCATCAACGTTCAGCAAGGGCTGGCAAAACTGCGGCAGCCGTGGATTGACGCGCGTAATGACAGCGAAGCGCTCACCGTTCGCAGCTCCGCCTACACCAAAGAACGCCTCGCAGATGATGGTCTTGATGAACTGCGCTTTACCGGTCTGCTGACGCCAAAGCGGGCGAAATCAGGCAAATGCGTGACGCAGCTGCATTATGCGCGCCAGGGTATTGTGACCCCGGAAATGGAATTTATCGCCATTCGCGAAAATATGGGCCGTGAACGGATTCACAGCGAAGTGCTTCGCCACCAGCATCCGGGCGAAGGTTTTGGCGCGCGTCTGCCGGAGAACATCACGCCGGAGTTTGTACGTGATGAAGTGGCCGCTGGTCGCGCCATCATCCCCGCCAATATTAATCATCCAGAATCGGAGCCAATGATTATTGGCCGTAATTTCCTGGTAAAGGTCAACGCCAATATCGGCAACTCTGCCGTTACATCATCCATCGAAGAAGAGGTCGAAAAGCTGGTGTGGTCTACACGCTGGGGGGCGGACACGGTCATGGACCTTTCGACCGGGCGTTACATCCACGAAACCCGCGAGTGGATTTTGCGAAACAGCCCCGTTCCTATCGGAACCGTGCCGATCTATCAGGCGCTGGAGAAGGTCAACGGGATCGCAGAAGATCTGACCTGGGAAGCATTCCGCGACACGTTACTTGAGCAGGCGGAACAAGGCGTCGATTACTTCACCATTCACGCAGGCGTACTGCTGCGCTACGTGCCGATGACCGCCAAACGCCTGACCGGAATTGTCTCGCGTGGCGGCTCCATTATGGCGAAGTGGTGCCTGTCCCATCATCAGGAAAATTTCCTCTACGAACACTTCCGCGAAATTTGTGAAATCTGTGCGGCCTACGATGTGTCTCTTTCGCTGGGCGACGGGTTGCGTCCTGGCTCCATTCGCGATGCCAACGATGAAGCGCAATTTGCCGAACTGCACACATTGGGTGAGCTAACTAAAATCGCGTGGGAATATGACGTGCAGGTGATGATCGAAGGTCCCGGCCACGTCCCGATGCAGATGATTCGCCGCAACATGACCGAAGAGCTGGAGCACTGCCACGAAGCGCCGTTCTACACGCTGGGACCGCTAACGACCGATATCGCGCCGGGCTACGACCACTTCACATCAGGGATTGGTGCCGCGATGATCGGCTGGTTTGGCTGCGCGATGCTCTGTTACGTCACGCCAAAAGAACACCTGGGCTTACCCAACAAAGAAGATGTAAAACAGGGATTAATTACCTATAAAATTGCCGCTCACGCCGCCGACCTGGCGAAAGGCCATCCGGGCGCGCAAATCCGCGATAACGCCATGTCTAAAGCGCGTTTCGAATTTCGCTGGGAAGATCAGTTTAACCTAGCGCTCGACCCCTTCACCGCCCGTGCGTATCACGACGAAACCCTGCCGCAAGAATCTGGCAAAGTGGCGCACTTCTGCTCGATGTGCGGGCCAAAATTCTGCTCGATGAAAATCAGCCAGGAAGTGCGCGATTACGCCGCGAAACAGGCTATCGAAGTGGGTATGGCCGATATGTCACAAAACTTCCGCGCGAAAGGTGGCGAAATCTACCTTAAAAAGGAGAAGGCATAA
- the hemE gene encoding uroporphyrinogen decarboxylase yields the protein MTELKNDRYLRALLRQPVDVTPVWMMRQAGRYLPEYKATRAQAGDFMSLCKNAELACEVTLQPLRRFPLDAAILFSDILTIPDAMGLGLYFETGEGPRFTSPIKSKADIDKLPIPDPEGELGYVMNAVRTIRRELKGEVPLIGFSGSPWTLATYMVEGGSSKAFTVIKKMMYAEPMALHALLDKLAKSVTLYLNAQIKAGAQSVMIFDTWGGVLTGRDYQQFSLYYMHKIIDGLLRENEGRRVPVTLFTKGGGQWLEAMAATGCDALGLDWTTDIADARRRVGDTVALQGNMDPSMLYAQPARIEEEVASILAGFGQGEGHVFNLGHGIHQDVPPEHAGAFVEAVHRHSAQYHL from the coding sequence ATGACCGAACTGAAGAACGATCGTTATCTGCGTGCGCTGCTGCGCCAACCCGTTGATGTCACCCCGGTGTGGATGATGCGCCAGGCAGGTCGCTATCTTCCGGAATATAAAGCGACGCGAGCGCAGGCGGGCGATTTTATGTCGCTGTGCAAAAACGCAGAGCTGGCCTGTGAAGTGACGCTTCAGCCGCTGCGCCGTTTCCCGCTTGATGCGGCGATCCTTTTTTCAGACATCCTGACCATCCCGGATGCGATGGGTCTTGGTTTGTATTTCGAAACGGGCGAAGGCCCGCGCTTTACCTCGCCGATCAAGAGCAAAGCCGATATTGATAAGCTGCCGATTCCGGATCCGGAAGGTGAACTGGGTTACGTGATGAACGCGGTGCGCACCATTCGCCGCGAGCTGAAGGGCGAAGTACCGCTGATTGGTTTTTCCGGTAGCCCGTGGACGCTGGCGACCTATATGGTCGAAGGCGGCAGCAGCAAAGCCTTTACCGTCATCAAAAAGATGATGTATGCCGAGCCGATGGCCCTGCACGCGTTGCTGGATAAGCTGGCGAAAAGCGTCACGCTGTATCTCAATGCGCAGATTAAAGCGGGCGCGCAGTCGGTGATGATCTTCGATACCTGGGGCGGCGTGCTCACAGGACGTGATTATCAGCAGTTCTCTCTCTACTACATGCACAAAATTATCGATGGCCTGCTGCGTGAAAACGAAGGTCGTCGTGTGCCGGTGACGCTGTTCACCAAAGGCGGCGGACAATGGCTCGAAGCGATGGCGGCCACCGGTTGTGATGCGCTGGGCCTTGACTGGACCACCGATATTGCCGATGCGCGTCGTCGCGTGGGCGATACCGTCGCGCTGCAGGGCAACATGGATCCGTCGATGCTTTACGCGCAGCCTGCACGTATCGAAGAAGAGGTAGCGTCTATACTTGCAGGTTTCGGCCAGGGCGAAGGCCACGTCTTCAACCTGGGCCACGGTATTCATCAGGATGTACCGCCAGAGCACGCTGGCGCGTTTGTGGAGGCGGTGCACCGACATTCTGCCCAGTATCATCTGTAA